A window of Trichoderma atroviride chromosome 3, complete sequence contains these coding sequences:
- a CDS encoding uncharacterized protein (TransMembrane:7 (o542-561i573-597o617-639i651-676o696-718i827-848o868-895i)~CAZy:GT2_Chitin_synth), giving the protein MDPRGNPYRTPSPGNPLQQGYQMDENPYGQHHPQNAQMPPHIGRLASPSDQLHINPAASVDALSYNHSQNPSDYSLNPEAHHDAYYNAPYEPQHGGQGYDQHQGYDQPGYDQQGYDQQGYDYDDQRPMLSHNNSDHPLTQQEETRPVTPQGGIKRWKTVKQVLLYRGNLVLDCPVPPVMLRENPHGERDEFTHMRYSAATCDPKDFYDENFTLRQRLFSKPRHTELFIVVTMYNEDDVLFARTMVGVFKNIEYMCNRPNSKTWGKDAWKKIVVCIVSDGRSKINPRTRAVLAGLGVYQEGIAKQQVNNKDVTAHIYEYTTQTHLQLTKDVVSLVHRRTPVQLLFCLKEKNAKKINSHRWFFQAFGRVLDPNICVLIDAGTRPGGSSIYHLWKAFDLEPMCGGACGEIKAMLGTGGKNLINPLVATQNFEYKMSNILDKPLESAFGFISVLPGAFSAYRYVALQNDKNGQGPLEKYFLGETLHGGHKAGLFESNMYLAEDRILCFELVTKRNCHWILQYVKSATGETDVPDTVTELVLQRRRWLNGSFFAAIYAIAHFHDFFRSDHSFFRKIAFFIEFVFNTINMIFAWFAIGNFFLVFKILITSLGSEDLLGNVGNILGVVFEWLYGVCLITCFVLSLGNRPAGSGKLYTAMVWFWAGIMIYLMFAAIFIAVKAIIADIHSGGGFSISEIFKNQVFYTLIVSVMSTYGIWLIASILMFDPWHMITSFLQYMLLTPTFTNILNVYAFCNTHDVSWGTKGDDKVEKLPSVNTKDGQGKTDLPDEGDLNAQYQREVSVFSVKFKEVKSEPTEAQLQEKQMDYYRGVRTGVVLIWMISNFALAAVVLSSAGLERITPGNEQDIENQQTERSNIYMAVVLWSVAALSSFKFLGAMWFLIVRLFRGV; this is encoded by the exons ATGGATCCTCGGGGTAACCCATATAGGACTCCGTCGCCTGGAAACCCGCTTCAGCAGGGATACCAGATGGACGAGAATCCCTATGGCCAGCATCATCCTCAGAATGCCCAGATGCCTCCTCATATTGGCCGGCTGGCATCCCCAAGCGATCAGCTACACATCAACCCCGCT GCCTCGGTTGATGCTTTATCCTACAACCACAGCCAGAACCCGTCCGACTACTCATTAAACCCAGAGGCCCATCACGATGCTTACTACAACGCTCCTTATGAACCGCAGCACGGCGGCCAAGGCTACGACCAGCACCAGGGTTACGATCAGCCCGGTTACGACCAACAAGGCTACGACCAGCAGGGCTACGACTATGACGACCAACGACCGATGCTCTCACATAATAACTCCGACCACCCTCTCACCCAGCAGGAAGAGACCCGGCCTGTTACACCACAGGGTGGCATcaaaagatggaagacggTGAAGCAGGTGCTTCTATACCGTGGCAATCTGGTGCTTGATTGCCCGGTGCCGCCTGTAATGTTGCGCGAAAACCCTCACGGCGAGCGTGATGAGTTTACCCACATGCGATACTCGGCTGCGACCTGCGATCCCAAAGACTTCTATGATGAGAATTTTACGCTGCGTCAGAGACTCTTCAGCAAGCCTCGTCACACTGAACTGTTCATCGTTGTTACCATGTacaatgaagacgatgtCCTGTTTGCACGAACCATGGTTGGTGTTTTCAAGAACATTGAATACATGTGCAACCGCCCAAACAGCAAGACCTGGGGCAAGGATGCCTGGAAGAAGATTGTAGTTTGCATCGTCAGCGACGGCCGTTCCAAGATCAATCCCCGAACAAGGGCAGTGCTGGCTGGTCTTGGAGTTTACCAAGAGGGTATCGCCAAGCAGCAGGTGAACAACAAGGATGTGACGGCGCACATCTACGAATACACCACCCAGACGCACTTGCAGTTGACCAAGGACGTCGTCTCGCTCGTTCATCGCCGAACGCCTGTCCAGCTGCTCTTCTGtctcaaagagaagaatgcGAAGAAGATCAACTCCCACAGATGGTTTTTCCAGGCATTTGGCCGCGTTCTGGACCCCAACATTTGCGTCCTCATTGATGCCGGTACAAGACCGGGTGGTAGTTCCATCTACCATCTGTGGAAAGCGTTCGATCTGGAACCCATGTGCGGAGGCGCCTGTGGtgagatcaaggccatgttGGGTACTGGTGGCAAAAACTTGATCAACCCTCTGGTCGCAACGCAAAACTTTGAATACAAGATGAGCAACATTCTGGATAAGCCCTTGGAGTCGgcctttggcttcatctCCGTCTTGCCCGGTGCCTTTTCAGCTTATCGGTATGTCGCCTTGCAGAACGATAAGAACGGCCAAGGCCCTCTCGAAAAGTACTTTTTGGGTGAAACGCTGCATGGTGGCCACAAAGCAGGTCTCTTCGAGTCCAACATGTACCTGGCCGAAGATCGTATTCTCTGCTTCGAGCTGGTCACTAAGCGAAACTGCCACTGGATCCTGCAGTACGTCAAGTCTGCCACCGGCGAGACTGATGTGCCCGACACAGTCACGGAATTGGTCCTCCAGCGACGTCGTTGGCTCAACGGTTCTTTCTTCGCCGCCATCTATGCCATTGCTCATTTCCACGACTTCTTCCGCTCCGACCATTCATTCTTCCGGAAAATTGCCTTCTTCATCGAATTTGttttcaacaccatcaacatGATCTTTGCTTGGTTCGCAATTGGTAacttcttcttggtcttcAAAATCCTGATTACAAGTCTGGGCTCGGAGGATCTCCTGGGCAACGTTGGCAATATCCTGGGCGTTGTATTTGAGTGGTTGTATGGCGTTTGCCTGATTACTTGTTTCGTCTTGTCTTTGGGTAATCGGCCCGCTGGTTCTGGCAAGCTTTACACTGCCATGGTCTGGTTCTGGGCTGGTATCATGAT ATACTTGATGTTTGCTGCCATTTTCATCGCCGTCAAAGCCATTATCGCAGATATTCACAGCGGAGGTGGCTTCAGCATTAGCGAAATTTTTAAGAATCAGGTTTTCTACACGCTCATCGTTTCCGTCATGTCGACCTACGGCATCTGGCTTATTGCATCTATCCTCATGTTCGATCCATGGCACATGATTACCTCGTTCCTTCAGTACATGCTCCTGACGCCAACCTTTACCAACATTCTCAACGTCTACGCCTTCTGCAACACCCACGATGTCTCCTGGGGTACCAAGGGCGACGACAAAGTGGAAAAGCTGCCGTCCGTCAACACCAAAGACGGCCAGGGCAAAACAGATCTTCCCGATGAGGGTGATTTGAATGCCCAGTATCAGCGAGAAGTCTCCGTCTTCAGCGTCAAATTCAAGGAAGTCAAGTCAGAGCCCACAGAAGCTCAGCTGcaagagaagcagatggACTACTACAGAGGTGTACGAACTGGTGTCGTGCTGATCTGGATGATTTCCAACTTTGCTCTTGCAGCCGTGGTTTTGAGCTCTGCTGGCCTGGAGAGGATCACGCCTGGTAACGAGCAGGATATTGAGAACCAGCAAACAGAGCGATCCAACATTTACATGGCTGTCGTCCTCTGGAGTGTGGCAGCCCTGAGCAGCTTCAAATTCTTGGGAGCCATGTGGTTCCTCATCGTCCGTCTATTCAGAGGTGTCTAA
- a CDS encoding uncharacterized protein (TransMembrane:7 (o559-578i590-614o634-656i668-693o713-735i844-865o885-912i)~CAZy:GT2_Chitin_synth): MSYNRLDHNYEDDQHHQMDPRGNPYRTPSPGNPLQQGYQMDENPYGQHHPQNAQMPPHIGRLASPSDQLHINPAASVDALSYNHSQNPSDYSLNPEAHHDAYYNAPYEPQHGGQGYDQHQGYDQPGYDQQGYDQQGYDYDDQRPMLSHNNSDHPLTQQEETRPVTPQGGIKRWKTVKQVLLYRGNLVLDCPVPPVMLRENPHGERDEFTHMRYSAATCDPKDFYDENFTLRQRLFSKPRHTELFIVVTMYNEDDVLFARTMVGVFKNIEYMCNRPNSKTWGKDAWKKIVVCIVSDGRSKINPRTRAVLAGLGVYQEGIAKQQVNNKDVTAHIYEYTTQTHLQLTKDVVSLVHRRTPVQLLFCLKEKNAKKINSHRWFFQAFGRVLDPNICVLIDAGTRPGGSSIYHLWKAFDLEPMCGGACGEIKAMLGTGGKNLINPLVATQNFEYKMSNILDKPLESAFGFISVLPGAFSAYRYVALQNDKNGQGPLEKYFLGETLHGGHKAGLFESNMYLAEDRILCFELVTKRNCHWILQYVKSATGETDVPDTVTELVLQRRRWLNGSFFAAIYAIAHFHDFFRSDHSFFRKIAFFIEFVFNTINMIFAWFAIGNFFLVFKILITSLGSEDLLGNVGNILGVVFEWLYGVCLITCFVLSLGNRPAGSGKLYTAMVWFWAGIMIYLMFAAIFIAVKAIIADIHSGGGFSISEIFKNQVFYTLIVSVMSTYGIWLIASILMFDPWHMITSFLQYMLLTPTFTNILNVYAFCNTHDVSWGTKGDDKVEKLPSVNTKDGQGKTDLPDEGDLNAQYQREVSVFSVKFKEVKSEPTEAQLQEKQMDYYRGVRTGVVLIWMISNFALAAVVLSSAGLERITPGNEQDIENQQTERSNIYMAVVLWSVAALSSFKFLGAMWFLIVRLFRGV, translated from the exons ATGTCGTATAATCGCCTAG ACCACAACTACGAGGACGACCAGCATCACCAGATGGATCCTCGGGGTAACCCATATAGGACTCCGTCGCCTGGAAACCCGCTTCAGCAGGGATACCAGATGGACGAGAATCCCTATGGCCAGCATCATCCTCAGAATGCCCAGATGCCTCCTCATATTGGCCGGCTGGCATCCCCAAGCGATCAGCTACACATCAACCCCGCT GCCTCGGTTGATGCTTTATCCTACAACCACAGCCAGAACCCGTCCGACTACTCATTAAACCCAGAGGCCCATCACGATGCTTACTACAACGCTCCTTATGAACCGCAGCACGGCGGCCAAGGCTACGACCAGCACCAGGGTTACGATCAGCCCGGTTACGACCAACAAGGCTACGACCAGCAGGGCTACGACTATGACGACCAACGACCGATGCTCTCACATAATAACTCCGACCACCCTCTCACCCAGCAGGAAGAGACCCGGCCTGTTACACCACAGGGTGGCATcaaaagatggaagacggTGAAGCAGGTGCTTCTATACCGTGGCAATCTGGTGCTTGATTGCCCGGTGCCGCCTGTAATGTTGCGCGAAAACCCTCACGGCGAGCGTGATGAGTTTACCCACATGCGATACTCGGCTGCGACCTGCGATCCCAAAGACTTCTATGATGAGAATTTTACGCTGCGTCAGAGACTCTTCAGCAAGCCTCGTCACACTGAACTGTTCATCGTTGTTACCATGTacaatgaagacgatgtCCTGTTTGCACGAACCATGGTTGGTGTTTTCAAGAACATTGAATACATGTGCAACCGCCCAAACAGCAAGACCTGGGGCAAGGATGCCTGGAAGAAGATTGTAGTTTGCATCGTCAGCGACGGCCGTTCCAAGATCAATCCCCGAACAAGGGCAGTGCTGGCTGGTCTTGGAGTTTACCAAGAGGGTATCGCCAAGCAGCAGGTGAACAACAAGGATGTGACGGCGCACATCTACGAATACACCACCCAGACGCACTTGCAGTTGACCAAGGACGTCGTCTCGCTCGTTCATCGCCGAACGCCTGTCCAGCTGCTCTTCTGtctcaaagagaagaatgcGAAGAAGATCAACTCCCACAGATGGTTTTTCCAGGCATTTGGCCGCGTTCTGGACCCCAACATTTGCGTCCTCATTGATGCCGGTACAAGACCGGGTGGTAGTTCCATCTACCATCTGTGGAAAGCGTTCGATCTGGAACCCATGTGCGGAGGCGCCTGTGGtgagatcaaggccatgttGGGTACTGGTGGCAAAAACTTGATCAACCCTCTGGTCGCAACGCAAAACTTTGAATACAAGATGAGCAACATTCTGGATAAGCCCTTGGAGTCGgcctttggcttcatctCCGTCTTGCCCGGTGCCTTTTCAGCTTATCGGTATGTCGCCTTGCAGAACGATAAGAACGGCCAAGGCCCTCTCGAAAAGTACTTTTTGGGTGAAACGCTGCATGGTGGCCACAAAGCAGGTCTCTTCGAGTCCAACATGTACCTGGCCGAAGATCGTATTCTCTGCTTCGAGCTGGTCACTAAGCGAAACTGCCACTGGATCCTGCAGTACGTCAAGTCTGCCACCGGCGAGACTGATGTGCCCGACACAGTCACGGAATTGGTCCTCCAGCGACGTCGTTGGCTCAACGGTTCTTTCTTCGCCGCCATCTATGCCATTGCTCATTTCCACGACTTCTTCCGCTCCGACCATTCATTCTTCCGGAAAATTGCCTTCTTCATCGAATTTGttttcaacaccatcaacatGATCTTTGCTTGGTTCGCAATTGGTAacttcttcttggtcttcAAAATCCTGATTACAAGTCTGGGCTCGGAGGATCTCCTGGGCAACGTTGGCAATATCCTGGGCGTTGTATTTGAGTGGTTGTATGGCGTTTGCCTGATTACTTGTTTCGTCTTGTCTTTGGGTAATCGGCCCGCTGGTTCTGGCAAGCTTTACACTGCCATGGTCTGGTTCTGGGCTGGTATCATGAT ATACTTGATGTTTGCTGCCATTTTCATCGCCGTCAAAGCCATTATCGCAGATATTCACAGCGGAGGTGGCTTCAGCATTAGCGAAATTTTTAAGAATCAGGTTTTCTACACGCTCATCGTTTCCGTCATGTCGACCTACGGCATCTGGCTTATTGCATCTATCCTCATGTTCGATCCATGGCACATGATTACCTCGTTCCTTCAGTACATGCTCCTGACGCCAACCTTTACCAACATTCTCAACGTCTACGCCTTCTGCAACACCCACGATGTCTCCTGGGGTACCAAGGGCGACGACAAAGTGGAAAAGCTGCCGTCCGTCAACACCAAAGACGGCCAGGGCAAAACAGATCTTCCCGATGAGGGTGATTTGAATGCCCAGTATCAGCGAGAAGTCTCCGTCTTCAGCGTCAAATTCAAGGAAGTCAAGTCAGAGCCCACAGAAGCTCAGCTGcaagagaagcagatggACTACTACAGAGGTGTACGAACTGGTGTCGTGCTGATCTGGATGATTTCCAACTTTGCTCTTGCAGCCGTGGTTTTGAGCTCTGCTGGCCTGGAGAGGATCACGCCTGGTAACGAGCAGGATATTGAGAACCAGCAAACAGAGCGATCCAACATTTACATGGCTGTCGTCCTCTGGAGTGTGGCAGCCCTGAGCAGCTTCAAATTCTTGGGAGCCATGTGGTTCCTCATCGTCCGTCTATTCAGAGGTGTCTAA